The following proteins come from a genomic window of Thermoproteus sp.:
- a CDS encoding ATP-binding protein — protein MKRVKLPFAGREVEFVDREVALKQFEELAERGTRFPLVVYGPEGCGKSALLRQGMEVLRERGYSVTYVSPLVDKERDRLLYTEDLKEVMKEVLGEVVSRFPDPFNSARALITIAVEALYRAVERGRNKKIAVLADDVFQAIELDRAEQLVKQFLNMIEYPSVRYEKIVIVVASSEGVTWERVGRHSWAEIKTIWNMPREGFRRLYDLLPEPKPPFEEVWRWTGGNPRYLDRLYFVKWDVGKVVDEAVRRGLMDRLASLNDMEREVLREALDDPDALFHNIRRAPSLVDKLIEWNLITRVYNKDPYFWVDQPPPERDPELGVGRYYAWQTPLHREAVRKALAG, from the coding sequence ATGAAGAGAGTTAAGCTACCATTCGCCGGACGTGAGGTCGAGTTCGTAGACCGCGAGGTGGCGCTGAAGCAGTTCGAAGAGCTGGCGGAGAGGGGAACTAGATTTCCCCTTGTGGTCTATGGGCCGGAGGGCTGTGGCAAGTCGGCCCTCTTGAGGCAGGGCATGGAAGTATTGAGGGAGCGCGGCTACTCCGTTACGTACGTCAGTCCTCTTGTGGATAAGGAGCGCGACCGTCTGTTATACACAGAGGACCTTAAAGAGGTCATGAAGGAGGTGTTGGGCGAGGTCGTGAGCAGGTTTCCCGATCCATTCAACAGCGCCCGCGCCTTGATTACAATTGCAGTAGAGGCCCTCTACCGCGCCGTGGAGAGGGGCAGGAATAAGAAAATCGCGGTGCTGGCAGACGACGTATTTCAAGCTATTGAGCTAGACAGGGCCGAACAACTAGTCAAACAGTTTCTAAACATGATAGAGTACCCCTCCGTGAGGTACGAGAAGATCGTCATCGTCGTGGCGTCGAGCGAGGGGGTTACTTGGGAGAGAGTTGGTCGGCACAGCTGGGCTGAAATTAAAACCATATGGAACATGCCGAGAGAGGGCTTCAGACGGCTCTACGACCTGTTGCCGGAGCCGAAGCCGCCGTTCGAGGAGGTCTGGAGGTGGACTGGGGGGAATCCGCGGTATTTAGACCGCCTGTATTTCGTCAAGTGGGACGTAGGGAAAGTCGTAGATGAGGCTGTGAGGCGAGGCCTTATGGACAGACTAGCCAGTCTAAACGACATGGAGAGGGAGGTGTTAAGGGAGGCTCTTGACGACCCAGACGCCCTCTTCCACAACATCAGGAGAGCGCCAAGCCTTGTGGATAAGCTGATCGAGTGGAACCTCATCACAAGAGTATACAACAAAGATCCATACTTCTGGGTCGACCAGCCCCCACCCGAGAGAGACCCGGAACTGGGAGTGGGCAGGTACTACGCGTGGCAGACACCCCTCCATAGGGAGGCAGTGAGGAAAGCGCTGGCGGGCTGA
- a CDS encoding glycosyltransferase: protein MKVVVGIPTFNRPDILRISLPRLAASGVDGLIVVADAVDEVTLGKYRELINDVAKSINDVIYDLNLGRRGSVNARNKVLELFLEHYGNNYAIITYDDDYIPPKTDWIRPALAHFRDANVGIVGGKVINLRRRRVDPDFSLNVMPYLADVLTEATGFIFLDTKHGPRTAKYVTHLMAIRREVIERGVRYDTQYKGTGYREESDLQERARKLGYRIIFEPNFYTYHANLEYGGDRSEDKPARFYWKARNNTYFMLKNQKPKIKLILSTYIILAYAMINGPKTAKNVIKGIKDGYGTFHETPR from the coding sequence ATGAAGGTAGTTGTGGGCATACCGACATTCAACAGGCCTGACATATTACGTATATCCCTACCGAGGCTCGCAGCATCGGGCGTTGATGGATTGATAGTAGTGGCCGACGCGGTGGATGAGGTAACCCTTGGGAAGTACAGGGAATTGATAAACGACGTCGCGAAGAGCATAAACGACGTAATTTACGACCTGAACCTCGGCAGGAGGGGCTCCGTCAATGCGAGAAACAAGGTCTTGGAGCTATTCCTAGAGCATTATGGCAATAACTACGCCATAATCACATACGATGACGACTACATACCGCCGAAGACGGACTGGATACGCCCCGCACTCGCACATTTCAGAGATGCCAACGTGGGGATTGTAGGCGGCAAGGTCATAAACCTCAGAAGGAGACGCGTAGACCCAGACTTCAGCCTAAACGTAATGCCCTACCTAGCCGACGTGCTCACCGAAGCGACAGGATTCATATTCCTAGACACAAAGCACGGACCGAGAACCGCCAAGTACGTGACGCACCTAATGGCGATAAGAAGAGAGGTAATAGAGAGAGGGGTTAGGTACGACACACAATACAAAGGCACAGGCTATAGAGAGGAAAGCGACCTCCAAGAACGAGCGCGGAAACTAGGCTATAGAATAATATTCGAACCGAACTTCTACACATACCACGCAAACCTAGAGTACGGAGGAGATAGGTCAGAAGATAAACCGGCAAGGTTCTACTGGAAGGCTAGAAACAATACATACTTCATGTTAAAGAACCAAAAACCAAAAATAAAGCTAATACTAAGTACATACATAATACTCGCATATGCGATGATAAACGGACCAAAAACCGCTAAAAATGTGATAAAAGGCATAAAAGACGGATATGGGACATTCCACGAAACCCCAAGGTAG
- a CDS encoding FkbM family methyltransferase, giving the protein MKHRYFQYRGNMAIYYLLVAISKLYSLLFFGLDHIIIITPYGKLLVPKKGYASGARPITMALDVVEPQWKPYFETMIKDADWFLDIGAASDGYYTLKAVRLNPKIKVIAIEPLKKEYYYLFNNLILNNIYRNVKSLNVALCREEKETEIEGEKVRCVTLKDLGELKGRGVIKLDVEGAAYDILHNFLDYICNLKPVIFLEIHNEQEVKLLFMLKSCGYKDIKKSGGMHILI; this is encoded by the coding sequence ATGAAACATAGATATTTCCAATATAGAGGAAATATGGCAATATATTATTTACTTGTAGCTATATCTAAATTATATTCATTATTGTTCTTTGGCCTAGATCATATAATCATTATAACGCCATACGGTAAATTACTGGTGCCAAAAAAAGGTTATGCGAGCGGAGCCAGGCCCATTACTATGGCCCTAGATGTCGTAGAGCCACAATGGAAACCCTACTTTGAAACTATGATAAAAGACGCCGACTGGTTCCTAGACATAGGGGCGGCGTCAGATGGGTATTATACGTTAAAAGCCGTACGATTAAATCCAAAGATTAAAGTAATAGCTATAGAACCGTTAAAGAAAGAATATTACTATCTTTTTAATAATTTAATATTGAATAATATTTATAGAAATGTTAAATCATTAAATGTAGCCTTATGCAGAGAAGAAAAAGAAACTGAAATTGAAGGAGAAAAAGTAAGATGCGTAACATTGAAGGATCTTGGCGAATTAAAAGGAAGGGGAGTAATAAAGTTAGATGTAGAAGGAGCCGCGTATGATATATTGCATAATTTTCTAGATTATATATGTAATTTAAAGCCTGTCATATTCTTAGAGATACATAATGAGCAAGAGGTTAAACTACTATTTATGCTTAAATCATGTGGATATAAAGATATAAAAAAGAGCGGAGGTATGCATATACTCATATGA
- a CDS encoding glycosyltransferase family 4 protein has product MIIIHTYHHYWPVTGGLENAVKNLAEEQAKLGHEVHVVTSTYGAQGRPREEEVNGVYVHRVKAWRPQYPDLTVPREIPRGLLKRADVVHAHSQNSLFAVRIAQEAHRLGAKVAMHYMAVDTLQTHPNPAIRLLGPIYARRNLRTALGIADIHLVRSRRDQEILRRKYGVEPHYLPDAVPTYYLTRPKADPDEFRRRFGIPQDRLFVYVGRIHKLKGPYVLVKAMPHLSKDIGVVMAGPDNGYLRAVLELADRLGVRDRLHYLGYVDEDTKIDALDSSIALVLPSVTDYVEVYPMIITEAWARERPVVGTAVGGIPYRIRHGENGSLVPPNDPQELAKAMSELAENAEIAEKMGRTGRKEINTWDEIAKESIDLYRL; this is encoded by the coding sequence ATGATAATAATACATACATATCACCACTACTGGCCGGTAACAGGAGGACTAGAAAACGCCGTAAAGAACCTGGCGGAAGAACAGGCGAAGCTTGGCCATGAGGTGCACGTCGTAACGAGCACATACGGCGCTCAGGGAAGGCCAAGAGAAGAAGAGGTGAACGGGGTCTACGTACATAGGGTAAAGGCATGGAGGCCGCAGTACCCAGACCTGACGGTACCGAGGGAAATACCTAGGGGACTCCTAAAGAGGGCCGACGTGGTGCACGCCCACTCACAAAACAGCCTATTCGCCGTGAGGATCGCACAGGAGGCACACAGGCTGGGCGCCAAAGTGGCGATGCACTACATGGCCGTCGACACCCTACAGACCCACCCAAACCCCGCCATAAGGCTACTAGGGCCGATATACGCGAGGCGCAACTTGAGGACAGCCCTCGGGATCGCCGACATACATCTGGTGAGGAGCAGAAGAGACCAAGAAATACTCAGGAGGAAATACGGCGTAGAGCCCCACTACCTACCAGACGCGGTGCCTACGTACTACCTAACGAGGCCCAAAGCCGACCCCGATGAGTTCAGGAGAAGGTTCGGCATACCCCAAGACAGGCTGTTCGTATATGTGGGGAGGATACACAAGCTCAAAGGCCCATACGTGTTAGTCAAGGCCATGCCGCACTTAAGCAAAGACATCGGGGTAGTCATGGCCGGGCCGGACAACGGCTACTTAAGGGCAGTCCTCGAGCTCGCCGACAGGCTGGGCGTAAGGGACAGGCTCCACTATCTGGGCTATGTCGACGAGGACACGAAGATAGACGCTCTGGACTCCTCAATAGCGCTGGTCCTGCCATCGGTGACCGATTACGTGGAGGTGTACCCAATGATAATAACCGAGGCATGGGCTAGGGAAAGGCCGGTGGTAGGGACCGCCGTGGGGGGAATACCGTACAGGATAAGACACGGCGAAAACGGATCGCTAGTGCCGCCGAATGACCCGCAGGAGCTGGCAAAGGCCATGTCGGAGCTGGCCGAGAACGCCGAAATAGCGGAAAAGATGGGCAGAACAGGTAGAAAAGAGATAAATACATGGGATGAAATAGCTAAAGAATCGATAGATCTATACCGACTATGA
- a CDS encoding SDR family NAD(P)-dependent oxidoreductase, with protein sequence MSKRALVTGGAGFIGSHLVDRLIDMGWHVRVLDNLSTGRLENLKRHIGKKNFEILQADLKNREAVEKAVEGVDVVFHFAANPEVRVSTTDPEVHYRENVEATFSLLEAMRKKDAKELVFASSSSVYGEPEEIPVGEEAPVRPVSVYGATKAACENLIHAYTKLYGIRAVVLRYANVVGPRLRHGVIYDLLMKLRRDPNKLEVLGDGTQTRSYVYIDDAVEATLLAYEKSRGAFKAYNVASEDWIAVNDVVEVLLEVTGLKPHVVYKPVLHGVGWPGDVKKIALKIDKLKELGYRPKMKSKEAVGATAKALVEELGLR encoded by the coding sequence ATGAGCAAGCGGGCGCTCGTAACAGGAGGAGCCGGCTTCATCGGAAGCCACCTGGTGGACAGGCTCATCGACATGGGGTGGCACGTCAGGGTTCTAGACAACCTGAGCACGGGAAGGCTGGAAAACCTGAAGCGGCATATCGGCAAGAAGAATTTCGAGATCCTGCAAGCCGACCTAAAGAATAGAGAGGCCGTAGAGAAGGCAGTTGAGGGTGTTGATGTGGTTTTCCACTTTGCGGCGAATCCGGAGGTGAGAGTGAGCACCACCGACCCGGAGGTGCACTATAGGGAGAACGTAGAAGCTACATTTAGCTTGCTAGAGGCCATGAGGAAGAAAGACGCGAAGGAGCTCGTCTTCGCGTCGTCCAGCTCGGTCTACGGGGAGCCCGAAGAGATACCGGTGGGGGAGGAGGCGCCGGTGAGGCCCGTGTCGGTGTACGGGGCCACTAAGGCCGCATGTGAGAACCTGATACACGCCTACACGAAGCTCTACGGCATTAGGGCGGTGGTCTTGAGGTACGCCAACGTTGTGGGGCCGAGGCTGAGGCACGGCGTGATATACGACTTGTTAATGAAGCTTAGGAGGGATCCCAACAAGCTGGAAGTCCTCGGCGATGGGACCCAGACGAGGAGCTACGTCTACATCGACGACGCTGTGGAGGCCACATTGCTGGCATACGAAAAGTCGAGAGGCGCCTTCAAGGCCTACAACGTCGCCAGTGAGGACTGGATAGCCGTGAACGACGTAGTCGAAGTCCTGCTGGAAGTGACCGGCCTAAAGCCCCACGTCGTCTACAAGCCGGTGCTACACGGCGTGGGGTGGCCAGGCGACGTCAAGAAGATAGCGTTGAAGATAGACAAACTGAAGGAACTGGGCTACAGGCCCAAGATGAAGAGCAAAGAGGCGGTGGGGGCTACAGCAAAGGCCCTGGTGGAGGAGCTGGGGCTTAGATGA
- a CDS encoding glycosyltransferase family A protein, giving the protein MKISIVVPSKGCIYIKYLLTSLRDQTTKPNEIVLVLKDCDVQRIEKAYSPWLNLVVVEQKEGYFTHALNLGKKAASGDIIIFTDDDAITPKGWIKKYIRFHRLYPRTAGISSRDIYIELKSMRIRPTPDDLPYVRIYRWTFRPLLERPHPLLKDYALGIYVTRDYKIAHGPCIPNRSCYSLPFRGVNMSFKAEYIYDIWFPEHPLLRRAPGNEQYFGLQLLLKGFNTIYVPGNPVLHIYREESLSRTRNRNEINVEYYTMKQLFREMLEGK; this is encoded by the coding sequence GTGAAGATCAGCATAGTAGTTCCAAGCAAAGGTTGCATCTATATCAAATATCTACTGACCTCGCTCAGAGACCAAACCACAAAGCCGAATGAAATCGTCCTCGTCCTCAAGGACTGCGACGTCCAGCGGATCGAAAAGGCCTATTCGCCTTGGCTCAACCTAGTCGTGGTGGAACAGAAAGAGGGATATTTCACCCACGCGTTGAATCTAGGCAAAAAGGCCGCATCAGGCGATATAATCATATTCACCGATGACGACGCAATAACCCCCAAGGGTTGGATTAAAAAATATATTAGATTTCATAGACTATATCCCAGGACGGCTGGGATCTCTAGCAGAGATATCTATATCGAATTGAAGTCCATGAGGATCAGACCCACACCAGACGATTTGCCCTACGTGAGGATCTACAGATGGACCTTCAGGCCGCTACTAGAAAGACCCCATCCGCTTCTAAAAGACTACGCACTAGGCATATATGTGACTAGAGACTACAAGATCGCACATGGCCCATGTATACCCAACAGGTCGTGCTACTCCTTGCCCTTTAGGGGCGTTAATATGAGCTTTAAAGCAGAATATATTTACGATATTTGGTTTCCTGAACATCCCTTACTCAGAAGAGCTCCTGGCAACGAGCAATACTTCGGCTTGCAGTTACTACTCAAGGGATTCAATACTATTTATGTTCCTGGCAACCCTGTTCTTCACATATATAGAGAAGAAAGTTTGTCAAGGACTAGAAATAGAAACGAGATAAATGTAGAGTATTACACAATGAAGCAGTTATTTAGAGAAATGCTTGAGGGGAAATGA
- a CDS encoding glycosyltransferase family 4 protein → MRVALISSGLVPVPPKRGGAVELYVYYLVKELRKQGIEAYVIDRDWDSNEQIYENDFMLRIPLRNPLSLHLDKLLGKRKKILEELSFGFEVLKYLRNFDIVHANTAWAGYVIAIKKRELNNARLVYTCHNGLWTEEKVHLGEKVIRYVEGYIMRKVDVVIALNNTMKRALVKKAGISLEKVVTIPNGVDVEFYRPGIECSEVAQKLSLQGKYVVLFVGRISSEKGVHILLKALKILKDRYGLRDVKTLIVGPLSGTYGSSDISPYAKELMKYVRQEHLDVIFFGDADPTTLRKIYSCSHIFVLPSLFEAFPMVLLEAMASGLPVIGSRAGGIPDIIKDGVNGLLFEKGSPEDLAEKLSVLLTNDSLRREMGRESRRITEEKYSWQKVAEKILYTYKALS, encoded by the coding sequence ATGAGGGTTGCGTTAATATCTTCAGGCCTTGTACCAGTTCCGCCTAAGCGTGGTGGCGCCGTAGAGCTCTACGTCTATTACTTAGTTAAAGAGTTAAGAAAGCAAGGTATAGAAGCATATGTGATCGACAGAGATTGGGATAGTAATGAGCAGATATATGAGAACGATTTTATGCTAAGAATCCCCCTAAGAAATCCGCTATCACTTCACCTAGACAAACTACTTGGTAAGAGGAAAAAGATCTTGGAGGAGCTCTCCTTCGGTTTTGAGGTTTTAAAATATCTAAGGAATTTCGATATAGTACATGCTAACACTGCCTGGGCTGGCTATGTTATTGCCATCAAAAAACGTGAATTAAATAATGCTAGACTTGTTTACACATGTCACAATGGCTTATGGACCGAGGAGAAAGTCCACCTAGGTGAAAAAGTGATTAGGTATGTGGAAGGTTATATCATGAGAAAAGTTGATGTAGTTATAGCTCTAAACAACACTATGAAGAGAGCTTTGGTTAAGAAAGCGGGTATTAGCTTAGAGAAAGTAGTTACTATACCGAATGGCGTTGACGTAGAGTTCTACAGACCTGGAATAGAGTGTAGCGAAGTTGCCCAAAAATTGAGTCTTCAAGGGAAGTATGTAGTACTCTTTGTTGGAAGGATCTCCTCAGAAAAGGGTGTACACATTCTCTTAAAGGCGCTTAAAATCCTCAAGGACAGATACGGTCTTCGAGACGTAAAAACTTTGATAGTGGGCCCACTCTCTGGGACATATGGTTCCTCAGATATTTCACCATATGCTAAAGAGCTCATGAAATATGTACGTCAAGAACATTTAGATGTAATATTTTTCGGGGATGCAGATCCAACAACATTAAGAAAAATATACTCGTGCTCCCATATATTTGTACTTCCATCACTGTTTGAAGCCTTCCCTATGGTTCTACTGGAGGCCATGGCCTCAGGACTCCCTGTCATAGGCTCGAGAGCTGGGGGAATACCCGATATTATTAAAGATGGCGTTAACGGGCTCTTATTTGAGAAGGGTTCTCCAGAAGATTTAGCAGAAAAGCTTAGCGTACTGTTAACCAATGATTCTCTACGTAGAGAAATGGGTAGAGAATCTAGAAGAATTACTGAAGAAAAGTATTCTTGGCAAAAGGTTGCTGAAAAGATACTATATACATATAAGGCCTTGAGTTAA
- a CDS encoding glycosyltransferase family 4 protein, whose product MRVLHLIPALSGGGVLNVSINLTKAFAKLGHELYVIGPRNKELMKYANMFIETKAPLDLVSDPFYAYAYTLRNVNTVKSLTKEEKVDIILTHGPLVVLCMYEGINIPCFSVVHGTYGNEVRWMRYHPLRGFDKLRYMLSIALTYTHDMKLYSLATKKGLKLIAVSERTRQELIKNGTLGENVFSILNGVDIELFRPINREFARQYVEKKYGIRLDDFIIAHVGLGPIKGTHVLVKALAILKKRVKFTALFAGRLGPKSYREYIEKIVRELNLSKAVKMLGWVPYEDLSFIYNVADVIVVPSYSEGGPLTTPESLACGTPVIATNVGGNMEYLKAVNMERNLIEIKKYDFSIELFSKIYDFYVNKYTYSRENLAKTASHHFSWTKIAQKYITTISKTLAKYH is encoded by the coding sequence ATGAGGGTCCTACATTTAATACCTGCTTTAAGTGGCGGTGGCGTACTCAATGTAAGCATCAATTTAACGAAGGCATTTGCAAAGCTTGGACACGAACTCTATGTGATTGGGCCTCGCAATAAAGAACTTATGAAGTACGCTAACATGTTTATAGAAACCAAAGCCCCTCTAGATCTTGTGAGTGACCCATTCTATGCTTATGCTTACACGCTAAGAAATGTGAACACAGTAAAGAGTCTCACAAAGGAAGAGAAGGTTGACATTATTTTAACCCATGGTCCTCTGGTAGTATTGTGTATGTATGAAGGCATTAACATCCCGTGTTTTTCTGTTGTTCATGGAACTTATGGTAATGAAGTACGTTGGATGCGCTACCACCCCTTAAGAGGCTTTGATAAGTTAAGATATATGCTATCGATAGCTCTTACTTATACCCACGATATGAAGCTTTATAGTCTAGCGACTAAGAAAGGATTAAAACTAATTGCCGTAAGCGAGAGGACGAGACAAGAGCTCATAAAAAACGGAACTTTAGGAGAAAACGTGTTCAGCATACTCAATGGTGTAGATATAGAGCTCTTTAGACCAATAAATAGAGAGTTTGCTCGGCAATATGTAGAAAAGAAGTACGGCATTAGACTAGACGACTTTATTATAGCTCACGTGGGTTTGGGGCCTATAAAGGGTACACATGTCTTAGTCAAAGCTTTGGCAATACTTAAGAAGAGGGTTAAGTTCACAGCTCTCTTTGCAGGTAGGTTGGGACCTAAAAGCTATCGCGAATACATAGAAAAAATTGTTAGAGAATTAAATCTATCTAAAGCAGTAAAGATGCTTGGCTGGGTTCCCTATGAAGACTTATCATTCATCTACAATGTAGCTGATGTAATTGTGGTTCCAAGCTATAGTGAGGGTGGACCCTTAACGACACCAGAGTCCTTAGCGTGTGGCACACCCGTGATAGCGACGAACGTTGGTGGGAATATGGAGTACTTAAAGGCTGTAAATATGGAACGTAATCTCATAGAAATCAAGAAGTATGATTTTTCAATAGAATTATTTTCAAAAATTTATGACTTTTATGTGAACAAATATACATATTCACGAGAGAATCTCGCCAAAACAGCTAGTCATCACTTCTCATGGACTAAAATAGCACAGAAATACATCACTACGATATCCAAAACTTTGGCCAAGTATCATTAA
- a CDS encoding glycosyltransferase family 2 protein: MYDQFDKLISLVIPIRNESNEVISTLCQSLKMQKFKDLYEVIIVDESDDEHLIYILSCIDALQKERIHVKFLHKSFQGVGHATLEGLKLANGMYVIFLDSDNLISTDFIETLVNTLRKEKDLNILAFVSFLSRTSYQFSLSNKPFLIARLYLSTFFKGLIYNRNIGFINILRMWNRRFLLEVVGTDIKSPLLSYQDQPKFWFKVFEGLKKGWKYRHIDKVLIEDIRHNIEDYNYRFICRRMKWYVKGAMTALANHEITAYTLMTLALPVALILVFLAIIINFKLTITVSATLYSILFILLCKVRRLPILTTNTLKAFVFIPVLLLIESLCGLLAIVEVAVMQRIKI; encoded by the coding sequence ATGTATGATCAATTCGATAAGTTAATTTCCTTAGTTATTCCTATAAGAAACGAAAGTAATGAGGTAATTTCTACACTGTGTCAAAGTCTAAAGATGCAAAAGTTCAAAGATCTTTATGAAGTAATAATAGTTGATGAAAGTGATGATGAACATCTTATATATATACTATCATGTATAGATGCCTTGCAGAAAGAGAGGATACATGTTAAATTTTTACATAAGTCTTTTCAAGGTGTAGGACACGCTACGCTTGAAGGATTGAAACTAGCTAATGGCATGTATGTAATTTTCTTAGACAGCGATAATTTGATTAGTACAGATTTTATTGAAACTTTAGTCAATACATTGAGAAAAGAAAAAGACTTGAATATATTGGCTTTTGTGTCCTTTCTGTCACGTACATCATATCAATTCTCGCTATCGAATAAACCATTTTTAATTGCAAGACTTTACCTTTCTACCTTCTTCAAGGGATTAATCTATAATCGTAACATTGGGTTTATCAATATATTAAGAATGTGGAATAGGAGATTTTTACTTGAGGTTGTGGGAACAGATATTAAAAGCCCACTTCTCTCTTATCAAGATCAGCCAAAGTTCTGGTTTAAAGTCTTTGAGGGATTGAAAAAAGGTTGGAAATATAGACATATAGACAAAGTTCTAATTGAAGATATTAGACACAATATTGAGGATTATAATTATAGGTTCATATGCAGAAGAATGAAGTGGTACGTAAAGGGAGCTATGACGGCATTAGCAAATCATGAGATTACAGCATATACTCTAATGACTTTAGCCCTACCTGTAGCACTAATACTAGTGTTCTTGGCTATAATTATCAATTTTAAATTAACAATCACTGTATCAGCTACCTTATATTCCATCTTATTTATCCTACTGTGTAAAGTACGAAGATTACCGATCCTCACTACAAATACTCTAAAAGCGTTTGTCTTTATACCAGTATTGCTACTGATAGAATCCTTGTGTGGGTTGTTAGCAATAGTGGAGGTAGCAGTAATGCAAAGAATTAAGATTTAG
- a CDS encoding glycosyltransferase family 4 protein yields MKRLLTQPSVLVTLSPTTYYGGADSISYSIYYALKSLGYDVYPYHIEGSNYARSTMFSHSTMFLSAEITNMMSKTIDKMLQRTEKIIAISTFPQYTYHLLKLKGRYNNKLIVLWRPGGNDFLCPLHNEVCPYSPQEIAYGFSTSPQFFLTKCIWHMLKIRKFSLYSTLIWPSLRILAKQRLDGLLASRSIYIEGCKRIGYERCFYIGFGIDTARFKPRDKAIIIEHLVNSNILNSVKSNILLGELRTFIIDVHDPNTMVFGFIGSTRPRWKNVELLIKVFAQLKKIEQQLVGERKLNLKLIIIARDADLLVPSIHQYSSYLEDSILVIRRIPHQYIHYFYNLIDIFVNPSLLDSLEVNTLEALASGNIVLASNRGSIKDLERLGIKVIRFEPREKELVQTIINLVNDLDKIRKIYKNNLNIFKKAFDLNAFAKRLDRALQELVS; encoded by the coding sequence GTGAAGAGGTTACTGACCCAGCCCTCGGTGTTAGTAACTTTATCGCCTACTACCTACTATGGTGGAGCTGATTCAATATCATATTCGATTTACTATGCTCTAAAATCTCTTGGTTACGATGTTTATCCATATCATATTGAGGGTAGCAACTATGCTCGTTCTACTATGTTTTCTCATTCTACCATGTTTTTAAGCGCTGAAATAACAAATATGATGAGTAAGACCATCGATAAAATGCTTCAAAGGACGGAGAAAATTATTGCAATTTCGACTTTTCCTCAATACACATATCATTTACTGAAATTGAAGGGGAGGTATAATAATAAATTAATTGTTTTATGGAGACCTGGAGGTAACGATTTCTTATGCCCACTTCATAATGAAGTTTGCCCTTACTCTCCTCAGGAGATTGCCTACGGCTTCTCTACTTCACCTCAATTCTTCTTAACTAAATGTATTTGGCACATGCTTAAAATCAGAAAGTTTTCTCTATACAGCACCTTGATATGGCCGTCACTACGAATATTAGCAAAACAACGGTTAGACGGACTTTTAGCATCTCGTAGTATATACATAGAGGGATGCAAAAGAATCGGCTATGAAAGGTGTTTCTATATAGGCTTTGGAATTGATACTGCCAGGTTTAAACCAAGAGACAAGGCCATAATCATCGAGCACCTTGTTAACAGTAATATCCTCAACTCAGTGAAGAGCAACATCCTACTTGGAGAACTTCGGACCTTCATAATCGATGTCCATGACCCTAACACTATGGTATTTGGTTTTATAGGTTCTACAAGACCTAGATGGAAAAATGTCGAACTCTTAATCAAAGTATTTGCACAATTAAAAAAGATTGAACAACAATTAGTCGGTGAACGTAAGTTAAATTTAAAGTTGATAATTATAGCTAGAGATGCTGATCTCTTGGTTCCATCTATTCACCAATATTCGAGTTATTTAGAGGATTCCATATTAGTTATTCGAAGAATACCACATCAATACATACATTATTTCTATAACCTAATAGATATTTTCGTCAATCCTTCTCTTCTAGATTCACTTGAAGTGAATACGCTAGAGGCGTTGGCCTCCGGGAACATTGTACTAGCAAGCAATCGAGGTTCCATAAAAGATCTTGAGAGGTTAGGAATCAAAGTAATAAGGTTCGAACCCAGGGAAAAGGAGCTAGTGCAAACAATTATTAACCTGGTCAACGATTTAGATAAAATAAGAAAAATTTATAAAAATAATCTAAATATTTTTAAGAAAGCTTTTGATCTGAACGCTTTTGCTAAGCGATTAGATAGGGCCTTACAAGAGCTAGTCTCATGA